In Gimesia benthica, a single window of DNA contains:
- the treZ gene encoding malto-oligosyltrehalose trehalohydrolase: MSRADNPLTDPSAQILATDLDGTFIPLNQDPQNQSDLKTLTTEFQSRNVSVVFVTGRHFASVSQAIEEFQLPVPQWIICDVGTSILKRQTSGEFELVSAYQDYQDQIIASMPIEKLRELLQPISGLRLQEQEKQGRFKLSYYTDASLLEQEVDRIQQILDKTDAPYSIIHSVDPFNGDGLIDLLPATVSKALALEWWHKENQLDPTSTVFSGDSGNDLAALTAGYRTILVGNADRSLAQRVYNLHRQSGWDDRLYLASATATSAVLEGCRWFGLAAPEPTEITRPGATPVTSRDTHFRVWAPHCKQVHVEINTDSGNSSHELVRDHQGYHSGTIPQASANACYQYRLDGETTRPDPASRYQPQGVHSVSQIIAPRDFPWADESWQGIEKQNLVIYELHVGTFTQAGTFRAAIERLPELIELGITAVEIMPVAQSPGRWNWGYDGVDLFAVRNTYGTPDDFRAFVDECHRSGLAVILDVVYNHLGPEGNYLSEFGPYFSDKHHTPWGDAFNYDGPESEHVRQFIVDNAVYWLEEFHLDGLRLDAVHCMYDDSRPDILDDIRRGVSRHAESVRWPIHLFAETNAYNHELLTPGQDRVPYDGIWCDCLMYSIYSHVLPDLSLTHRQYHGTADLVESLAHGYVFAGKDSQRVTDRERASRHFESLVIALQTHDSVGNHPHGKRIHHLTSKPFQKAAAGLVLLYPGIPLIFMGEEFATSAPFPFFVDFEDRHLRDAVDVGRRGDYPPHVWQDALLPSQAEAFFKAKWNEASHRDPDMFHWYQSLLNLRKQGIDAGWLTADHLQTSVDREHNIFTLQYLQPEQGGTITVHSRLTPVADTDAEPVRIPLTGSLELSSVSEPLIQDNEIQLATDHLVILRS, encoded by the coding sequence ATGTCTCGCGCAGACAATCCGCTGACAGATCCCTCAGCCCAGATCCTGGCCACCGATCTGGATGGCACCTTTATCCCCCTGAATCAGGATCCCCAAAACCAGTCTGATCTGAAGACTCTTACCACAGAGTTCCAGAGCCGTAATGTTTCCGTCGTCTTTGTCACGGGCCGTCACTTCGCTTCCGTCTCCCAGGCGATTGAAGAGTTCCAACTGCCCGTCCCACAGTGGATCATCTGCGACGTCGGCACTTCCATCTTAAAACGCCAGACTTCAGGCGAATTTGAACTGGTCTCCGCCTATCAGGATTACCAGGATCAAATCATCGCCTCGATGCCCATCGAGAAGCTCCGCGAACTCCTGCAGCCGATTTCCGGTCTGCGTTTACAGGAACAGGAAAAGCAGGGGAGATTCAAACTCAGTTACTACACCGACGCGTCACTGCTGGAGCAGGAAGTCGACCGCATCCAGCAGATCCTCGACAAGACCGACGCTCCATACTCGATCATTCACAGCGTCGATCCCTTTAACGGGGATGGCCTGATCGACCTGCTCCCCGCTACCGTCTCCAAGGCCCTGGCCCTTGAGTGGTGGCACAAGGAGAATCAGCTCGATCCCACCAGCACCGTCTTTTCTGGAGACTCCGGAAACGACCTGGCCGCACTGACTGCAGGCTACCGCACGATTCTGGTCGGAAACGCCGACCGCAGCCTTGCCCAGCGGGTCTATAACCTGCACCGACAATCCGGTTGGGATGACCGCCTCTATCTCGCTTCAGCCACCGCCACTTCCGCAGTGCTGGAAGGCTGTCGCTGGTTTGGACTCGCGGCCCCCGAACCAACGGAAATCACGCGTCCCGGCGCCACCCCTGTGACCTCCCGGGATACCCACTTCCGCGTCTGGGCGCCTCATTGTAAGCAGGTGCATGTCGAGATCAATACCGATAGCGGAAACAGCAGCCACGAACTGGTGCGCGATCATCAGGGATATCATTCCGGCACCATCCCCCAGGCCTCCGCGAATGCCTGCTATCAGTACCGCCTTGATGGGGAAACTACGCGCCCCGATCCCGCCTCGCGATACCAGCCGCAGGGAGTCCACAGTGTCTCTCAGATCATCGCCCCCCGCGACTTCCCCTGGGCCGATGAGAGCTGGCAGGGAATTGAAAAACAAAACCTCGTGATCTACGAACTGCACGTCGGCACCTTCACCCAGGCAGGCACGTTTCGCGCGGCCATCGAACGCCTGCCGGAATTAATCGAGCTCGGCATCACCGCAGTCGAGATCATGCCGGTCGCCCAGTCACCCGGTCGCTGGAACTGGGGCTACGACGGGGTTGACCTCTTCGCCGTCCGCAACACTTATGGCACGCCTGACGACTTCCGCGCCTTCGTTGACGAATGCCACCGCTCAGGCCTCGCCGTTATTCTGGACGTGGTCTACAACCATCTGGGACCGGAGGGGAACTACCTTTCCGAATTCGGCCCCTATTTTTCCGACAAACATCACACCCCCTGGGGAGACGCCTTCAACTACGATGGCCCGGAATCAGAACACGTCCGGCAGTTCATCGTCGATAACGCTGTTTACTGGCTTGAAGAGTTTCACCTCGATGGACTCCGCCTCGACGCCGTGCACTGTATGTACGATGACAGTCGCCCCGACATCCTGGACGACATCCGCCGGGGCGTCTCGCGACACGCGGAGTCCGTACGCTGGCCCATTCACCTCTTCGCTGAGACCAATGCCTACAACCACGAACTTTTGACTCCTGGTCAGGACCGCGTCCCTTACGACGGCATCTGGTGCGACTGCCTGATGTACTCAATTTATTCCCACGTCCTGCCGGACCTCTCTCTGACGCACCGTCAGTACCACGGAACCGCGGACCTTGTGGAGTCGCTGGCACACGGATACGTCTTTGCCGGCAAAGACTCACAACGCGTCACCGACAGGGAACGGGCCAGCCGGCATTTCGAATCGCTGGTCATCGCGTTGCAAACCCATGACAGCGTCGGCAATCATCCGCACGGCAAACGGATTCACCATCTGACGTCCAAACCATTCCAGAAAGCGGCCGCCGGTCTGGTCCTCCTGTATCCCGGGATCCCGCTGATCTTCATGGGAGAAGAATTCGCGACTTCCGCTCCGTTTCCTTTCTTCGTCGACTTTGAAGATCGACATCTCCGCGACGCCGTCGACGTCGGTCGTCGAGGCGATTATCCACCTCATGTCTGGCAGGATGCGTTGCTCCCCTCGCAGGCCGAGGCGTTTTTCAAAGCCAAATGGAACGAAGCCTCACACCGCGATCCGGACATGTTCCACTGGTATCAAAGCCTGCTCAACCTCCGCAAACAGGGGATCGACGCAGGTTGGCTGACCGCTGACCACCTGCAGACCAGCGTTGACCGGGAGCACAATATATTCACGCTCCAATACCTGCAGCCGGAGCAGGGGGGCACGATCACCGTCCACTCCCGTCTCACCCCAGTCGCAGATACGGACGCTGAGCCCGTTCGCATCCCCCTTACAGGTTCGCTCGAGCTCTCCTCGGTATCAGAGCCCCTGATCCAGGACAACGAAATCCAGCTCGCCACCGATCATCTGGTGATCCTGCGGAGTTAA
- a CDS encoding carbohydrate porin, with amino-acid sequence MRLNSVVPLIFLILVLSARQAVCSQPCAEEALTEQIDCLPVDPATIVPPTNMTAPEDPTLIPDWFQSDSGIAVSPVYYGEVFTNTHGGIATNGSTQYEGLLDLTVDLDFEKMKLDIPGRASILFQNTHGRGLDEYVGATQILSSIDSFDNIAQISELWWEVGLYDSGVKMRVGKQDISNLFLAIDAAGDFINSAFGLSPSAGLPSFPAPSPAVVFMTEVNSDLSLRVGGWDAFRSDANGLFSDNNSALFIGEFEYHYQSLFRQLPGKFTAGATYQTPGSVPAGTIPRAFGYYVQIEQLLFREAGSTDDQPQGLTVFAQHFPTSTYGRSPFPLIPHDALAGLSYTGLIRGRDQDVTGAGAGWVELDQGGTNREIMVEVFYKAQINDALSIQPDLQYISTPSGIYPDAFVAGLRFQLDL; translated from the coding sequence TTGCGGCTGAATTCTGTCGTCCCGCTGATATTTCTGATTCTGGTTCTGTCTGCCCGCCAGGCAGTCTGCAGTCAGCCCTGCGCTGAAGAGGCTCTGACAGAACAGATCGACTGTCTCCCCGTTGATCCCGCTACCATAGTACCTCCCACCAATATGACGGCTCCCGAAGATCCGACGCTGATCCCCGACTGGTTTCAATCCGATAGCGGTATCGCTGTCTCCCCCGTCTATTACGGTGAAGTCTTTACCAATACCCACGGCGGGATCGCCACCAACGGTTCGACTCAGTACGAAGGTCTGCTCGACCTCACCGTTGATCTCGATTTTGAAAAGATGAAGCTCGACATCCCGGGACGCGCTTCGATCCTGTTTCAGAACACCCACGGTCGCGGCCTGGATGAGTATGTCGGCGCCACGCAGATCCTCAGCAGTATTGACTCGTTCGACAACATCGCCCAGATCAGTGAACTCTGGTGGGAGGTCGGCCTCTACGATTCCGGTGTGAAGATGCGCGTCGGCAAGCAGGATATCAGCAACCTGTTCCTGGCAATCGATGCCGCCGGCGATTTCATCAACTCCGCCTTCGGTCTCTCCCCCTCGGCGGGGCTGCCCTCGTTTCCCGCCCCCAGTCCCGCTGTTGTATTCATGACCGAAGTCAACTCCGATCTCAGTCTCAGGGTCGGGGGCTGGGACGCATTTCGCAGCGACGCGAACGGGCTCTTTTCCGATAACAACTCGGCCCTGTTCATCGGCGAATTTGAGTATCACTATCAAAGCCTGTTTCGACAGCTGCCCGGGAAATTCACAGCCGGCGCCACTTACCAGACCCCTGGATCGGTTCCCGCCGGCACGATTCCCCGCGCCTTCGGCTATTACGTACAGATAGAACAGCTCCTGTTCCGCGAAGCAGGCAGCACGGACGACCAGCCTCAGGGGCTGACCGTCTTCGCCCAGCATTTTCCTACCAGCACCTATGGCCGCTCTCCTTTTCCCCTGATCCCGCATGATGCCCTGGCCGGGCTCTCCTATACCGGTCTGATCCGCGGACGCGATCAGGACGTCACCGGCGCCGGAGCAGGGTGGGTCGAACTCGACCAGGGAGGCACCAACCGCGAGATCATGGTCGAAGTCTTTTACAAAGCACAGATCAACGACGCACTCAGCATCCAGCCCGACCTCCAGTATATCTCTACTCCTTCCGGCATCTATCCCGATGCCTTCGTCGCCGGCCTGCGGTTCCAGCTCGATCTCTGA
- a CDS encoding alpha-amylase family glycosyl hydrolase, producing the protein MSKTQDEIDFKADLTLQRLQPRLAQVWQESQISDARQHEFELRLDEHWRPLFRLLFELYHSRYDFFFHIEHVLLTAARAWAERREELCELDRHRINEPNWFQSERINGGALYVDLFGENLSKLREHVGYFKDLGLTYLHLMPLFAVRPGNNDGGYAISTYRSVDPRLGTIEDLRLFAADLRKAGISLVLDFVFNHTADDHEWARLAQAGNREFQEYYYIFPDRTEPEKYERTLREIFPTVRRGNFTWHDGMQQWVWTTFNSFQWDLNYTNPAVFRAMLEEMFFIANTGIDILRLDAVAFIWKQMGTSCENLPQAHTLIQAFNRLARIATPGLLFKSEAIVHPDDVVKYISEHECQISYNPTLMALLWESLATRKVNLLVQTLSHRYRLPRNTAWVNYLRCHDDIGWTFDDADAQAIGINAYDHRKFLNDFYTGQFPGSFARGVPFQENFETGDMRISGTMASLAGLEQAIEEDDEEKKELALRRMLLLHGVSLSIGGIPLLYLGEEWGMLNDYDFVKDPAKAGDSRWIHRPKMQWEFLEELDDHRNAGNGSIRTHIYCTTQKLIALRKSLPALAGQEMDLIALANEHVLGYIRINEGNRLIVLANFSEEPQQIDGNKIRTAGLGRFFQNMIDDKTYATSENIVLAPYQILWLNRV; encoded by the coding sequence ATGAGCAAGACACAGGATGAGATTGACTTCAAGGCAGATCTGACCCTGCAACGTTTGCAGCCCCGGTTAGCTCAGGTCTGGCAGGAGAGTCAGATCAGTGATGCCAGGCAGCATGAATTCGAACTGCGACTCGACGAGCACTGGCGCCCGTTGTTCCGTCTGCTGTTCGAACTCTATCACAGCCGTTACGACTTCTTCTTCCACATCGAACACGTGCTGCTCACCGCAGCCCGGGCGTGGGCGGAACGGAGAGAAGAACTCTGCGAACTGGACCGGCATCGGATCAACGAACCCAACTGGTTCCAGTCCGAACGCATAAACGGCGGGGCACTCTACGTCGATCTGTTCGGGGAGAACCTCAGCAAACTTCGCGAGCATGTGGGCTACTTTAAAGATCTCGGTCTGACTTATCTGCACCTGATGCCTTTATTCGCAGTCCGCCCCGGCAATAACGACGGCGGTTACGCGATCAGTACGTATCGCTCTGTCGATCCCCGTCTCGGGACGATTGAGGATCTGCGCCTGTTCGCCGCTGACCTGCGGAAAGCGGGCATCTCGCTTGTCCTCGATTTCGTTTTCAACCACACCGCGGACGACCACGAATGGGCGCGCCTCGCGCAAGCCGGGAACCGTGAGTTTCAGGAGTATTACTACATCTTCCCGGATCGCACCGAACCGGAGAAATACGAACGGACCCTCCGCGAAATCTTTCCCACCGTGCGTCGCGGGAACTTCACCTGGCACGACGGAATGCAGCAGTGGGTCTGGACTACGTTTAACAGCTTCCAGTGGGATCTGAACTACACCAACCCCGCGGTCTTCCGCGCCATGCTCGAAGAGATGTTCTTCATCGCCAACACGGGTATCGACATCCTCCGCCTGGACGCGGTCGCTTTCATCTGGAAACAGATGGGAACCAGCTGTGAGAATCTCCCCCAGGCACACACGCTGATCCAGGCCTTCAACCGCCTGGCCCGCATCGCCACCCCCGGTCTGCTGTTCAAGTCCGAAGCCATCGTACATCCCGACGATGTCGTCAAGTACATCAGCGAGCACGAATGCCAGATCTCTTACAACCCCACACTGATGGCGCTCCTCTGGGAATCGCTGGCCACCCGCAAAGTCAATCTCCTGGTACAGACCCTCAGCCACCGATATCGGCTGCCCCGCAACACTGCCTGGGTCAACTACCTCCGCTGCCACGACGACATCGGCTGGACCTTCGACGACGCCGACGCCCAGGCCATCGGCATCAACGCCTACGATCATCGTAAATTCCTCAACGACTTCTACACCGGTCAGTTCCCGGGCTCCTTCGCGCGCGGCGTTCCCTTTCAGGAAAACTTCGAGACCGGCGACATGCGCATCTCGGGAACCATGGCGTCGCTCGCCGGACTCGAGCAGGCCATCGAGGAAGACGACGAGGAGAAGAAGGAACTCGCCCTGCGACGTATGCTGCTCCTGCACGGGGTCTCACTGAGTATCGGGGGCATTCCGCTACTGTACCTCGGCGAAGAGTGGGGCATGCTCAACGATTACGATTTCGTAAAAGACCCCGCCAAAGCCGGCGACTCCCGCTGGATACATCGTCCCAAAATGCAGTGGGAGTTTCTTGAAGAACTCGACGACCACCGCAACGCGGGCAACGGTTCTATCCGCACCCACATTTACTGCACGACCCAGAAGCTGATCGCTCTCCGCAAATCGCTGCCGGCTCTCGCGGGTCAGGAGATGGATCTCATCGCGCTTGCCAACGAACACGTTCTGGGCTACATCCGCATCAATGAAGGCAACCGCCTGATCGTGCTCGCCAACTTCTCCGAGGAACCTCAGCAAATCGACGGGAATAAGATCCGCACCGCTGGCCTCGGACGATTCTTCCAGAATATGATCGACGACAAAACCTACGCGACCTCAGAGAACATCGTGCTCGCCCCTTACCAGATTCTCTGGCTCAATCGCGTCTAA
- a CDS encoding MFS transporter: MWSLKTAQRALIAAGCMAMIYTQFTMSPATIEFARSLGATGLHIGILGALPTMMLFFQFLAAIVANHLEYRRWLWFPISILQRLILVPVALVPWLLPSLSDTAWLWWLIVLTAVNHALIHFTTPLWLSWLGDYLPHKGLNHYWGYRQVWMYWTGAISLLGGAIFLAESGLDIKYGFAWLVGVGSIFGVFDILFYTKIEEPPVAKVKEPKLKKVLMTPFLDPNFRSYISFTCFWHFAAMLGAPFISYYLLEYTGMDVFRLLLLWTCAWLGGAVFSKRLGSMADHYGNRPVLILCTAFKSTNMIGLLFLPKDPTLAFWIMVPVFIIDSLLNAGIAIANNGFMLKNSPSENRTMYIAAGTALAGLVGGITSILAGAFLVMSSGWSVTILGKEFNNFHLIFFISLLMRLVAAFYARSVREPDSHWTAQVIMKLVGVTPFRMMRFPVGLYRSFRTDELREMSPKERRKQSRLEKAKQTQNAGSGPVEPV; this comes from the coding sequence GTGTGGTCTCTAAAAACAGCACAGCGGGCGCTGATCGCCGCCGGTTGTATGGCGATGATTTACACCCAGTTTACGATGTCACCTGCGACGATTGAGTTCGCACGCTCGCTGGGAGCGACCGGGTTACACATCGGGATTCTAGGTGCCCTGCCAACCATGATGCTGTTTTTCCAGTTCCTGGCAGCGATTGTCGCCAACCACCTGGAGTACCGCCGCTGGCTCTGGTTTCCGATTTCGATTTTGCAGCGATTGATTCTGGTGCCTGTGGCTTTGGTTCCCTGGCTGCTGCCTTCCCTGTCTGATACGGCCTGGCTCTGGTGGCTGATCGTGTTGACTGCGGTCAACCACGCGCTGATTCACTTTACAACCCCGCTCTGGTTGTCGTGGCTGGGAGACTATCTGCCGCACAAGGGGCTCAATCATTATTGGGGCTATCGCCAGGTCTGGATGTACTGGACCGGAGCGATTTCACTGCTGGGCGGTGCGATTTTCCTGGCGGAAAGTGGTCTGGATATTAAGTACGGGTTTGCCTGGCTGGTTGGCGTCGGATCGATTTTTGGCGTGTTCGATATTCTGTTCTACACAAAGATCGAAGAGCCGCCTGTGGCGAAGGTCAAAGAACCGAAGCTGAAAAAGGTGCTGATGACGCCTTTTCTGGATCCGAATTTCCGATCTTATATTTCGTTCACCTGTTTCTGGCATTTTGCCGCGATGCTGGGCGCTCCCTTCATCAGCTATTACCTGCTGGAATACACGGGCATGGACGTGTTCCGGTTGCTGCTGCTCTGGACGTGTGCCTGGCTCGGTGGCGCAGTCTTTTCCAAGCGACTGGGTTCGATGGCCGACCATTACGGCAACCGGCCGGTGCTGATTCTGTGCACGGCGTTCAAATCGACCAACATGATCGGCCTGCTGTTTCTTCCTAAAGATCCAACGCTGGCGTTCTGGATTATGGTGCCGGTGTTTATTATCGATTCACTGCTGAATGCGGGGATTGCGATCGCCAATAACGGCTTCATGCTCAAGAATTCCCCTTCCGAAAACCGGACGATGTATATCGCTGCGGGAACCGCCCTGGCGGGACTGGTGGGCGGCATCACTTCGATTCTGGCGGGGGCGTTTCTGGTGATGTCCTCAGGCTGGAGCGTGACGATTCTGGGGAAAGAGTTCAACAATTTTCATCTGATTTTCTTCATCAGCCTGTTGATGCGACTGGTCGCAGCCTTCTACGCACGCTCGGTTCGCGAACCGGATTCGCACTGGACGGCGCAGGTAATTATGAAGCTGGTAGGCGTCACGCCATTCCGGATGATGCGTTTTCCCGTTGGTCTGTACCGTTCCTTCCGTACGGACGAATTAAGGGAGATGTCGCCTAAAGAAAGACGGAAACAGAGCCGTCTGGAGAAAGCGAAGCAGACCCAGAACGCGGGTAGTGGCCCGGTGGAACCGGTTTAA
- a CDS encoding alpha/beta hydrolase translates to MRPFYRAGLMLALMLFVSPDRSFAVESIQRINDIQYATADGHRLLLDLYLPESVSQPPLLVWIHGGAWRAGSKDHMPLAALVQQGFAVASVDYRLSPVARFPAQIHDIKAAIRFLRGSAKKYGYDATKIGILGSSAGGHLVALMGVTNRHPQLEGDLGDFDQESSRVDAIVDYYGPTNFMTILPQSTPHGLSVRVPALQLLLGDRPENMPELARLASPVFHVDEQDPPLLMIHGDQDPQVPINQSHELHGKYKQHDLDVTFEVIHGGAHGGPQFFDAQRIQLVEAFLRKHLATQPKTGQKALQSN, encoded by the coding sequence ATGCGACCTTTCTACCGGGCCGGGCTCATGCTGGCCCTGATGCTGTTTGTATCCCCCGACAGGAGTTTCGCCGTGGAATCGATTCAGCGGATCAACGACATCCAGTACGCAACCGCAGACGGCCACCGCCTGCTGCTCGACCTCTACCTCCCCGAGAGCGTCTCGCAACCGCCGCTCCTGGTCTGGATCCATGGCGGTGCCTGGCGGGCCGGCTCCAAAGACCACATGCCCCTCGCTGCTCTGGTCCAGCAGGGCTTCGCCGTCGCCAGCGTCGATTATCGTCTCTCCCCGGTCGCGCGCTTCCCGGCCCAGATCCACGATATCAAAGCCGCCATCCGCTTCCTGCGCGGCTCTGCAAAGAAGTACGGCTACGACGCCACCAAAATCGGCATCCTCGGTTCTTCGGCCGGAGGACACCTGGTCGCCCTGATGGGTGTCACTAACAGACACCCGCAGTTGGAAGGGGACCTCGGCGACTTCGATCAGGAATCCTCCCGCGTCGATGCCATCGTCGACTACTATGGTCCCACCAACTTCATGACGATCCTCCCCCAGTCCACGCCGCACGGCTTGAGTGTCCGCGTCCCCGCGCTGCAACTCCTGCTGGGTGACCGCCCGGAAAACATGCCCGAACTCGCCCGTCTTGCCAGCCCCGTGTTTCACGTGGACGAGCAAGATCCGCCGCTGCTCATGATTCACGGAGATCAGGACCCCCAGGTCCCCATCAACCAGTCCCACGAACTGCACGGCAAGTACAAGCAGCACGATCTGGATGTCACTTTCGAAGTCATTCATGGAGGTGCTCATGGTGGACCCCAGTTTTTTGACGCACAGCGGATACAACTGGTCGAAGCATTCCTGCGAAAACACCTGGCCACACAGCCCAAAACAGGGCAGAAAGCCCTGCAATCCAACTGA